In Treponema vincentii, a single window of DNA contains:
- a CDS encoding HAD family hydrolase, whose translation MDFQRKKDFLVCIDSDGCAMDTMNLKHYRAFGPELVNIFNLRDHAEPILHYWNKINLFSKKRAINRFKGFFEVCRYIDKHFIPVDGLEAYEHFLNSGGKLSNEGIRQAYQSVGHPIFALAEQWSINVNKTIAAIPLEDRIPFPYVYESIEAIYAVADIAVVSSANNAAVTAEWEQAGLIKFVDGIFTQENGSKKQVIASLKQTGRYKDGCILKIGDAPGDLQAAQSNTVSFYPIIPEKEAESWFEFKDTYLPLFINGQYAECEQQLIDRFYSELED comes from the coding sequence ATGGATTTCCAACGGAAGAAGGATTTTTTAGTCTGTATCGACAGCGACGGCTGTGCTATGGATACGATGAACCTCAAGCATTACCGCGCTTTCGGGCCGGAGCTGGTAAACATATTCAATTTGCGCGATCATGCGGAACCGATTTTACATTATTGGAATAAGATAAATCTCTTCAGCAAAAAGCGTGCAATAAATCGCTTTAAAGGCTTTTTTGAGGTATGCCGGTATATCGATAAGCACTTTATTCCTGTTGACGGATTGGAAGCCTATGAACATTTCCTTAATTCGGGCGGAAAGTTGTCGAATGAAGGCATCAGGCAGGCATATCAAAGTGTCGGTCATCCTATTTTTGCACTTGCCGAGCAATGGTCGATAAATGTCAATAAGACTATTGCTGCAATACCGCTGGAAGACCGCATCCCTTTCCCGTATGTTTATGAAAGCATCGAAGCTATTTATGCCGTTGCCGATATAGCTGTTGTCAGTTCTGCCAATAATGCTGCCGTGACTGCCGAATGGGAGCAAGCCGGTTTAATCAAGTTTGTGGACGGTATTTTTACGCAAGAAAACGGCAGCAAAAAGCAAGTGATTGCCTCATTGAAACAGACCGGCAGATATAAAGACGGATGTATATTAAAAATCGGTGATGCTCCCGGCGATTTACAGGCTGCGCAAAGTAATACCGTGTCCTTTTATCCGATTATTCCTGAAAAAGAAGCTGAAAGCTGGTTTGAGTTTAAAGATACCTATTTACCGCTCTTTATCAATGGACAGTATGCCGAGTGTGAAC
- a CDS encoding SPOR domain-containing protein, with protein sequence MIKKIMTVLSMLILSTALIWAVWEGNAVAGSQEEFPAGLFASSDLFPKYTLIEITNLEQNITSRAVVIDNEGAQGVLVKVSPDLARVLAIKEDSTVRIRVSIPPLVAEEGADPVLLGKVEERQPTPTAVPEKPAEEAPQTSPVEAVPIEEPVQPAEKPIQEDNNRKDPYEEPIQNEAVIQNEPVPPEVAEPVKPAVEPKGEKNEEVAPMTVAEIETPVQPEPEEPVSPIAEVEEPTQPEKAPEEPMAPIAEVEEPSQPEKTPAAPAAPVAEVSEPVLPEPEIVPAPAAVSEVTEPVEFSASSEYSAEAEKPVLDAPPIQEAPIEEESESSAEYTKPVVQVAEIAVPETASGLDALLSPVPEVSTPIEPEPVTVDEAESEKDMEKPTVEPELPAVEPKEEPVEESEELQDEPEVVIAKEALAGKEPKDDTTEDDLITENHVMLVPSEPRVPMKEYIPAPKEPEQPALPASPVVTQPAEELYTANVLTKGAFYVQIGWFKDMLNVESFVQRYGKQYPIAVEKSPMTKGIFYKVYIGPLKKDERGAILENFQKLGFKDAFLKKVP encoded by the coding sequence ATGATCAAAAAAATAATGACTGTCCTGAGTATGTTAATACTAAGCACTGCACTGATATGGGCAGTATGGGAAGGTAATGCTGTTGCCGGATCACAGGAAGAATTCCCTGCAGGCCTCTTTGCTTCCAGTGATTTATTCCCTAAGTATACGCTTATCGAAATCACCAATTTGGAACAAAATATAACATCCCGTGCAGTTGTTATCGATAATGAGGGGGCACAGGGAGTATTGGTAAAGGTGTCGCCTGATTTAGCAAGGGTTTTGGCAATTAAAGAAGATAGTACTGTGCGCATCCGCGTTTCCATACCTCCACTTGTAGCCGAGGAAGGCGCCGATCCTGTGCTGTTAGGTAAAGTTGAAGAGAGGCAGCCTACCCCAACGGCGGTACCTGAAAAACCGGCAGAAGAGGCTCCTCAAACTTCCCCTGTAGAGGCTGTCCCCATAGAGGAACCGGTACAACCAGCAGAAAAACCGATACAAGAGGATAACAACCGAAAAGACCCGTATGAAGAACCTATTCAAAATGAAGCAGTTATTCAGAATGAACCTGTACCTCCGGAGGTAGCCGAACCGGTGAAGCCGGCAGTCGAACCCAAAGGAGAAAAAAACGAAGAAGTTGCACCGATGACGGTAGCTGAAATTGAAACGCCGGTACAACCGGAACCGGAAGAACCGGTGTCTCCGATTGCCGAAGTTGAAGAGCCTACCCAACCCGAAAAGGCACCGGAAGAACCGATGGCTCCGATCGCTGAAGTGGAAGAACCTTCCCAACCCGAAAAGACACCGGCAGCACCTGCCGCACCTGTAGCTGAAGTATCGGAACCTGTTTTACCGGAACCGGAAATCGTACCGGCTCCTGCTGCCGTTTCTGAGGTAACCGAACCCGTAGAATTTTCTGCATCATCCGAATATTCCGCAGAGGCTGAAAAACCGGTATTGGATGCCCCCCCTATTCAAGAAGCGCCGATAGAAGAAGAGAGCGAGTCTTCCGCCGAGTATACAAAACCGGTAGTGCAAGTCGCGGAAATAGCCGTTCCGGAGACTGCTTCGGGTTTAGATGCATTACTTTCACCGGTGCCGGAAGTGTCAACTCCGATTGAACCGGAACCGGTAACAGTCGATGAAGCTGAGTCTGAAAAAGATATGGAAAAGCCTACAGTTGAGCCAGAGCTTCCTGCCGTTGAACCTAAGGAAGAACCGGTAGAAGAATCGGAGGAGTTGCAAGACGAACCGGAAGTTGTTATCGCTAAGGAAGCTCTTGCAGGGAAAGAGCCTAAGGATGACACTACGGAAGATGACTTGATTACAGAAAATCATGTTATGCTCGTACCATCGGAGCCCCGGGTACCGATGAAAGAATATATCCCTGCGCCCAAAGAACCCGAACAACCGGCTTTGCCTGCGTCACCGGTTGTTACACAGCCTGCCGAAGAGCTCTATACTGCCAATGTCCTTACAAAGGGAGCGTTTTATGTACAAATCGGTTGGTTTAAGGATATGCTGAATGTAGAAAGTTTTGTACAGCGGTATGGTAAACAGTATCCCATCGCAGTAGAAAAGTCTCCTATGACAAAGGGAATTTTTTATAAGGTCTATATCGGACCGCTGAAAAAAGATGAACGGGGTGCAATATTGGAAAACTTCCAAAAATTAGGCTTTAAGGATGCATTCTTAAAAAAAGTTCCTTAA
- a CDS encoding DUF4954 family protein, translated as MPVRVITADDFGVNFVNKSFLTSGRDEYTVRFTQNPAEKHRWRPLTFNEVETLIKNGNTCTNWNTFLVEDPFTPSLIKNSLFAGLVRISSLTECYLRYHDFIVPAGITNSKIISCDIGANCAVHDCAYLAHYIVGNTVILSRIDEMAATDHAKFGEGVIKDGEDEAVRVTIDVMNEAGGREILPFADMICADAFMWARYRDDAKLMAQLKKLTQDSCDSARGYYGTVGDNAVIKSCRIIKDVRFGEAVYIKGANKLKNLTIRSSAAEATQIGEGVELVNGIIGYGCRVFYGVKAVRFVLGNNCTLKYGARLIHSVMGDNSTISCCEVLNALIFPYHEQHHNNSFLIAAMIQGQSNMAAAATVGSNHNTRGNDGEIIAGRGFWPGLSATLKHNCRFASFVLLNKGNYPAELDIPFPFSLVSDNLRENCLDIMPAYFWMYNMYALARNNDKFKKRDKRKTKMQKIETEVLACDTAGEIMHAMELLEHIFETAWTAAGNQPESARYLLTHKRDELKKLPLTAENIEHSARPVKILHGVDAWYAYRDMLVWYGVTVLAKYIDETGSDGEVFSRSGVCSRFNLQNGTIPWVNAGGQLIREDEYDRLRNRIGAGELTSWHAIHAEYDRLWERYPFDRAEHAYSVLCRLAGVSVLAESHWRTYLDEALRLNRYIEAQVLISKKKDYTNHFRDITYRNRAERDAVLGHVEDNAFVQQSKQDAQHYAELFAPRRGSTLVE; from the coding sequence ATGCCGGTACGTGTTATAACAGCGGATGACTTTGGGGTTAATTTTGTCAATAAATCTTTTCTTACTTCCGGACGGGATGAATATACCGTCCGTTTTACCCAGAATCCTGCCGAAAAGCATCGATGGCGGCCGCTTACCTTTAACGAAGTTGAAACGCTCATCAAGAATGGAAATACCTGTACTAACTGGAATACTTTTTTGGTGGAAGATCCTTTTACACCATCGCTCATTAAAAACTCGCTTTTTGCGGGATTGGTGAGGATTTCCTCTTTAACCGAATGTTATCTGCGCTACCATGATTTTATTGTCCCCGCGGGGATTACCAACAGCAAAATTATCTCCTGCGATATCGGAGCGAACTGCGCTGTGCACGACTGCGCCTATCTTGCGCACTATATTGTCGGGAATACCGTCATTTTAAGCAGAATAGATGAAATGGCGGCAACCGATCATGCCAAATTCGGCGAAGGGGTCATTAAAGACGGGGAAGATGAAGCAGTCCGCGTTACAATCGATGTGATGAACGAAGCGGGCGGACGGGAAATTCTTCCCTTTGCGGATATGATTTGCGCCGATGCGTTTATGTGGGCGCGGTACCGCGATGATGCAAAGCTGATGGCGCAGCTGAAAAAGCTGACGCAGGATTCTTGCGACTCCGCCCGCGGTTATTACGGTACCGTCGGCGATAACGCAGTGATTAAAAGCTGTAGGATTATCAAGGATGTCCGATTCGGTGAGGCGGTCTATATTAAGGGCGCCAATAAGCTAAAAAATCTAACCATCCGGTCTTCTGCAGCAGAAGCGACGCAGATCGGGGAAGGCGTTGAGCTGGTCAACGGAATTATCGGATACGGCTGCCGCGTGTTCTACGGCGTTAAGGCAGTGCGCTTTGTGCTCGGAAATAACTGTACGCTCAAATACGGCGCCCGCCTCATTCACTCCGTGATGGGAGATAATTCAACCATCTCTTGCTGCGAAGTATTAAATGCGCTGATCTTTCCCTACCATGAGCAGCATCATAACAACTCATTCCTTATCGCCGCGATGATTCAGGGGCAGTCTAATATGGCGGCCGCCGCTACGGTAGGTTCAAACCACAATACCCGCGGCAATGATGGAGAGATTATCGCCGGTCGGGGATTTTGGCCGGGACTTTCTGCGACGCTCAAGCATAACTGCCGGTTTGCGTCCTTTGTGCTGTTGAATAAAGGCAATTATCCTGCCGAGCTCGATATTCCTTTTCCGTTTAGCTTGGTCAGCGATAATCTGCGAGAAAATTGCCTCGATATTATGCCTGCCTATTTTTGGATGTATAATATGTATGCGCTTGCCCGCAATAACGATAAATTCAAAAAACGGGATAAACGGAAAACAAAGATGCAAAAGATTGAAACCGAGGTGCTTGCCTGCGATACCGCTGGGGAAATTATGCACGCGATGGAATTGCTGGAGCACATTTTTGAAACGGCATGGACGGCGGCAGGAAATCAACCCGAAAGTGCTCGCTATCTTTTGACTCATAAACGAGACGAGCTGAAAAAACTGCCCCTTACTGCCGAAAACATCGAGCATTCCGCCCGCCCGGTGAAAATTCTGCATGGCGTGGATGCGTGGTATGCATACCGCGATATGCTCGTATGGTACGGGGTAACCGTTTTGGCAAAATACATCGATGAAACCGGTAGCGACGGTGAGGTGTTTAGCCGCAGTGGTGTATGCAGCCGGTTTAATCTTCAAAACGGAACAATCCCGTGGGTCAATGCAGGCGGGCAGCTGATACGCGAAGATGAATATGACCGCCTCCGCAATAGAATCGGGGCAGGGGAGCTTACTTCGTGGCACGCAATCCACGCCGAATACGACCGGCTCTGGGAACGGTATCCCTTTGACCGTGCAGAACATGCCTACAGCGTACTCTGCCGGCTCGCCGGAGTTTCCGTTCTTGCCGAATCACACTGGCGAACCTACCTTGACGAAGCGCTCCGCTTGAACCGCTACATCGAAGCGCAGGTTCTTATCTCCAAGAAAAAAGACTACACCAATCACTTCCGCGATATTACCTACCGGAATAGGGCGGAGCGGGATGCGGTACTCGGTCACGTAGAAGACAATGCCTTTGTGCAGCAGTCCAAGCAGGATGCGCAGCACTATGCTGAGCTTTTTGCTCCGCGAAGAGGTTCAACTCTGGTCGAATAG
- a CDS encoding lipid II:glycine glycyltransferase FemX: MNTLTIKECTDMTVKTPAQHFLQSRFWAEFKKEQGWSYQQYEVHAAGTRSFLLTVLLRQLSPFGFLAYIPMGPSILTDYNSQLPETAEKRKLFLVNLAEKLVPLLPTYVFLIRFDPPWECVIRSGNTQAFSRQDFPLIPCTGGRTPCSLRKAASDIQPPDTVLLDLGQPLDALLAQCKPKWRYNIRLAEKKGVQVRCFPGSQAEDVIPIFYRLYRETAARDGIAIHSENYYHSLCRLAVDPAFDTERILISIYIAYFEEKPLAAIITLFSPSGAVYLYGASSNEHRNLMPAYLLQWQAIQDAQKYGCPSYDFYGIPPTDDSHHPMYGLYRFKTGFGGTIIHRVGTLDIPVRGFRYRLYSCAEQLRAFWFKNLKKKLRVHSRKS, from the coding sequence ATGAATACATTGACGATAAAAGAATGTACCGATATGACGGTAAAAACTCCTGCTCAGCATTTTTTGCAGAGCCGCTTTTGGGCGGAGTTTAAAAAGGAGCAAGGTTGGTCATATCAGCAATATGAGGTACACGCTGCCGGTACCCGTTCTTTTTTACTCACGGTGTTATTGCGGCAATTGAGTCCTTTCGGCTTCCTTGCCTATATTCCGATGGGGCCATCTATCTTAACCGATTATAATTCACAGCTCCCCGAAACGGCGGAAAAACGGAAGCTTTTCCTGGTAAACCTAGCGGAAAAGCTCGTTCCCTTGCTGCCTACTTATGTTTTTTTAATTCGCTTTGATCCTCCGTGGGAATGCGTAATAAGAAGCGGAAACACGCAGGCATTCTCTCGCCAAGATTTTCCGCTTATTCCCTGTACCGGAGGAAGAACGCCGTGCAGCCTGCGTAAAGCAGCTTCCGATATTCAGCCGCCCGATACCGTTCTGCTCGATTTAGGACAGCCGCTTGACGCCTTGCTCGCTCAGTGTAAACCTAAGTGGCGTTACAATATCCGGCTTGCCGAAAAAAAAGGCGTACAAGTTCGTTGTTTTCCCGGAAGCCAAGCTGAAGACGTCATACCGATCTTTTATCGGCTTTATCGTGAAACTGCAGCGAGGGATGGCATTGCTATCCATAGCGAAAACTATTACCACTCGCTTTGTCGGCTTGCTGTCGATCCTGCATTCGATACCGAACGTATTCTTATTTCAATCTATATTGCTTATTTTGAAGAAAAACCGCTTGCCGCGATTATTACGCTTTTTTCTCCGAGCGGAGCTGTCTATCTGTACGGCGCTTCTTCAAATGAACACCGCAACCTTATGCCTGCATATCTGTTGCAATGGCAGGCAATCCAAGATGCGCAAAAGTACGGTTGTCCATCCTATGATTTTTACGGGATTCCGCCAACCGATGATTCGCACCATCCCATGTACGGCCTGTATCGGTTCAAAACGGGATTCGGCGGAACTATTATTCATCGGGTGGGAACACTTGATATTCCAGTACGAGGCTTCCGCTATCGCCTCTACTCGTGTGCCGAACAGTTACGGGCATTTTGGTTTAAAAACCTCAAAAAGAAGCTTCGCGTTCACAGCCGAAAATCGTAG
- the tpiA gene encoding triose-phosphate isomerase, with translation MRRYFIAGNWKMHKTKGEAVELAKGVVEAVKGGKHKYMIAPSFTALDAVSQVVKGTNVLLGAQNMSTDEQGAHTGEVSVLQLKDLGVQVVILGHSERRHIYGETDAMINKKVRLALQHGLEVILCVGELLEEREAGQAETVCATQTGKGLEGVTAQELARVTIAYEPVWAIGTGKTATPEDADAIHAHIRSVIAKLYGKAAADAMVIQYGGSMKAENAKALLAKENIDGGLIGGAALKAETFAPIALCE, from the coding sequence ATGCGGAGATATTTTATTGCAGGCAACTGGAAAATGCACAAAACAAAGGGTGAGGCTGTTGAACTGGCGAAAGGCGTGGTAGAGGCTGTCAAAGGAGGAAAGCACAAATATATGATAGCCCCTTCCTTTACCGCCCTTGATGCCGTTTCTCAGGTAGTAAAAGGAACCAATGTTTTGCTTGGTGCGCAGAATATGAGTACCGACGAGCAGGGCGCTCACACGGGTGAGGTGTCCGTATTGCAGCTCAAAGACCTCGGGGTACAGGTTGTTATCCTTGGCCATTCGGAACGACGCCATATTTACGGGGAAACCGATGCAATGATCAACAAAAAGGTGCGGCTTGCATTGCAGCATGGGCTGGAAGTTATCCTTTGCGTCGGCGAGTTACTGGAGGAACGCGAAGCAGGTCAGGCGGAAACTGTCTGCGCAACTCAAACCGGAAAAGGATTGGAAGGCGTAACCGCACAAGAACTGGCCCGGGTTACTATTGCGTATGAGCCGGTCTGGGCAATCGGTACCGGAAAAACGGCAACTCCGGAAGATGCCGATGCGATTCATGCGCATATCAGATCCGTCATTGCGAAGTTATACGGAAAAGCTGCTGCCGATGCAATGGTCATTCAGTACGGCGGTTCGATGAAAGCCGAAAATGCTAAGGCTTTGCTTGCCAAAGAGAATATCGACGGTGGTTTAATCGGTGGCGCTGCCCTTAAAGCCGAAACCTTTGCTCCGATCGCCCTCTGTGAATAA
- the sdaAB gene encoding L-serine ammonia-lyase, iron-sulfur-dependent subunit beta, producing MPPAVKAYIRLHGSFAQTYKGHGTDRALAAGIMGMQTDDERIRKSLQIAKETGLAITFEPTVILNAHPNTAEITLTDANGKTVCVQGASIGGGNIVITQIDGREVKITGQSPTIIVVHNDIPGMIAAVTAVMAQYKLNVYKFNLARDKKGGTAIMTLQIDGRSLGEDLQTTIEKIPGVTKVIFVRPF from the coding sequence GTGCCCCCTGCAGTAAAAGCATATATCAGACTGCATGGCTCTTTTGCGCAGACTTACAAAGGACACGGAACCGATCGTGCACTTGCGGCAGGGATTATGGGAATGCAGACCGATGATGAGCGTATCAGAAAAAGCTTGCAAATTGCCAAAGAAACGGGGCTTGCCATTACTTTCGAGCCAACCGTTATCCTCAATGCCCATCCGAATACAGCAGAAATCACCCTAACCGATGCAAACGGAAAAACAGTGTGTGTTCAAGGAGCGTCCATCGGGGGCGGCAACATTGTTATTACCCAAATAGACGGTAGAGAAGTAAAAATTACCGGCCAATCTCCAACGATTATTGTCGTACACAATGATATTCCGGGGATGATTGCTGCCGTAACGGCAGTGATGGCGCAGTATAAACTTAATGTCTACAAATTCAATCTTGCACGGGACAAAAAGGGGGGGACGGCAATTATGACATTACAGATCGATGGACGCTCCCTTGGAGAAGACTTGCAAACGACTATTGAAAAAATACCCGGTGTTACAAAGGTGATTTTTGTTAGACCGTTCTAA
- the sdaAA gene encoding L-serine ammonia-lyase, iron-sulfur-dependent, subunit alpha, translated as MLSYESVNELYKTAEAQHKRIREIVLEDQAAQLELPEEALVKRMEENLTVMLEAIENGSKPGVKSTSGLTGGDAYRLKQTIAEGKHLCGDLISNAIQMAMAVSEINAAMGKIVATPTAGSCGILPGALGSLLKTRGVPREEAVLSLFTAGAIGMVVANKASIAGASGGCQAECGTASAMAAACIVELLGGTPEMAAHAVAIAIKCILGLVCDPVAGLVEIPCIKRNASGVTLAFTAAELALAGIKSAIPVDETIESLKRVGDGLPAALRETAQGGLAITPTGQAFERQVFGTRSPLTGNPCSTCGSCGSCGS; from the coding sequence ATGCTTAGTTATGAATCAGTTAACGAATTATATAAAACAGCGGAAGCGCAGCATAAGCGTATCAGGGAGATTGTATTAGAAGATCAAGCGGCACAGCTTGAACTGCCGGAAGAAGCACTGGTCAAGCGGATGGAAGAAAACTTGACAGTCATGCTAGAGGCAATTGAAAATGGCAGTAAACCGGGAGTTAAATCTACAAGTGGATTAACAGGGGGAGATGCATATCGGTTAAAACAGACGATTGCAGAAGGCAAACATCTCTGCGGAGACCTTATATCAAACGCCATCCAGATGGCGATGGCAGTATCTGAAATAAATGCCGCGATGGGGAAAATTGTTGCAACCCCAACGGCCGGCTCCTGTGGAATCCTCCCCGGTGCATTGGGTTCTTTGCTAAAAACGCGCGGCGTTCCGCGGGAAGAAGCGGTACTGTCCCTATTTACCGCCGGAGCTATCGGTATGGTGGTAGCAAACAAAGCATCAATTGCCGGTGCGTCAGGTGGCTGCCAGGCTGAGTGTGGCACTGCTTCTGCGATGGCAGCTGCCTGCATTGTAGAACTTTTAGGCGGCACACCGGAGATGGCAGCGCATGCTGTCGCAATAGCAATCAAGTGCATCTTGGGACTAGTGTGCGACCCCGTTGCCGGCCTTGTAGAAATCCCCTGCATTAAACGGAATGCCTCCGGCGTCACACTTGCCTTCACCGCTGCGGAACTAGCACTTGCAGGTATTAAAAGCGCAATTCCTGTTGACGAAACCATCGAGTCCCTCAAGCGGGTTGGCGACGGACTTCCGGCAGCGCTACGTGAAACTGCCCAAGGAGGTTTAGCAATAACACCGACTGGCCAGGCCTTTGAACGGCAGGTATTTGGTACGCGGTCACCACTTACCGGCAATCCGTGCAGTACTTGTGGCTCATGTGGATCATGCGGCAGTTAA
- a CDS encoding AEC family transporter encodes MGSFFIAFNAVIPVVLLVGFGYFLKRQGYFSKATITPLNKLCFDLLLPIVTFNNIRKINLNEVFDLRFVLYAAGSILAAIFLLVVIVPLFEKDKKKQGVIIQGIFRSNFVMLGIPLSSYIAGENSAALASMLVMVIVPIFNAAAVVIFSIYGGCTVNKKKLVSDVLRNHMVIASGLGIIMSLVHPPIPHFLDKSLTDIGKMGGVFPIIVLGAMLDFSKVSANFKNLSITVAGKLIGMPLIFITLAIYLGFRTNEIVALIALYGSPTAVISAVMAEQLGCDHELAAQVVIFSTIVSCITIFGIVFVLSFLKVI; translated from the coding sequence ATGGGGAGTTTCTTTATAGCATTTAATGCAGTCATACCGGTCGTCCTCTTAGTCGGTTTCGGTTATTTCCTTAAACGACAAGGTTATTTCAGCAAGGCAACGATTACTCCGTTAAATAAGTTATGCTTTGACTTACTCTTACCAATCGTAACATTTAATAATATCAGGAAGATAAATTTAAACGAAGTTTTCGATTTGCGGTTCGTTCTGTATGCCGCAGGAAGTATTTTAGCTGCTATTTTCCTACTCGTTGTTATCGTCCCTCTTTTCGAAAAAGATAAAAAGAAACAAGGCGTTATTATACAGGGAATATTTAGAAGTAATTTTGTGATGCTCGGTATTCCTCTTTCTTCCTATATTGCAGGGGAAAATAGTGCAGCGTTGGCATCGATGCTTGTTATGGTTATTGTTCCCATTTTTAATGCTGCTGCTGTTGTTATATTTTCAATCTATGGTGGATGCACTGTCAATAAAAAGAAATTAGTATCGGATGTATTGAGGAATCACATGGTCATTGCATCTGGTTTAGGGATTATTATGTCTTTGGTGCATCCTCCTATTCCGCATTTTTTAGATAAGTCATTGACGGATATCGGAAAAATGGGAGGTGTATTTCCAATTATTGTACTAGGCGCAATGCTGGACTTTTCAAAAGTTTCAGCAAATTTTAAAAATCTGTCAATCACTGTTGCGGGCAAACTCATCGGTATGCCATTGATCTTTATTACGCTAGCCATTTATCTTGGATTTCGAACCAATGAGATTGTGGCGCTCATTGCTCTTTACGGTTCTCCTACAGCCGTTATTTCAGCAGTTATGGCTGAACAACTCGGCTGTGATCATGAACTTGCCGCTCAAGTCGTTATTTTCTCGACGATAGTGTCGTGTATTACCATTTTCGGGATTGTCTTTGTATTGAGCTTTTTGAAGGTAATATAA